In Plasmodium falciparum 3D7 genome assembly, chromosome: 5, the following proteins share a genomic window:
- a CDS encoding orotate phosphoribosyltransferase — translation MTTIKENEFLCDEEIYKSFVHLKDKICEERKKKELVNNNIDNVNFNDDDDNNYDDDGNSYSSYIKEMKKLLKVVLLKYKALKFGEFILKSKRKSNYFFSSGVLNNIVSSNIICFLLSELILKNKLSFDYLLGASYKGIPMVSLTSHFLFESKKYSNIFYLYDRKEKKEYGDKNVIVGNLDDDDKDILNLKKKTKNNQDEEKKNIIIIDDVFTCGTALTEILAKLKTYEHLKVVAFIVLLNRNEYEINENNQKIYFKDIFEKRVGIPLYSILSYKDDIQSMI, via the coding sequence atgacGACGATAAAAGAGAATGAATTTTTGTGTGATGAGGAGATATATAAAAGTTTTGTACATCTGAAGGATAAGATATGTgaggaaagaaaaaagaaggaacttgttaataataatattgataatgttaattttaatgatgatgatgataataattatgatgatgatggtaATTCTTATAGTTCCTACATTAAAGAGatgaagaaattattaaaagttgttcttttaaaatataaggcATTAAAATTTGgagaatttattttaaaatcgaaaagaaaatcaaactattttttttcaagtggagtattaaataatattgtttcttcaaatataatttgttttttattatccgaattaatattaaaaaacaaattatcaTTTGATTATTTATTAGGTGCTTCATATAAAGGTATTCCTATGGTATCCTTAACAAGTCACTTTTTATTTGAATCCAAAAAATATtctaacattttttatttatatgatagaaaagaaaaaaaagaatatggtgataaaaatgttattgtGGGAAATcttgatgatgatgataaagatatactaaacttaaaaaaaaaaacaaaaaataatcaagatgaagaaaagaaaaatatcataattattgaTGATGTTTTTACTTGTGGAACAGCATTAACGGAAATATTAGCCAAATTAAAAACATATGAACATTTAAAAGTAGTAGCGTTTATAGTATTGCTTAATAGAAATGAATATGAGATAAACGAAAATAAtcaaaagatatattttaagGATATCTTTGAGAAAAGGGTAGGAATACCTCTCTACAGTATATTATCTTACAAAGACGATATACAGTCGATGATATGA